CTGTGCGTTTGGAAAAATCGAGCATCCTTGTTGCCTTAACCGATAAGGGGGAGGTTGTTTACGGGGGGCGTGAAATAGGCATTAGTGGTGTCCAGCCGCTTGTGAAGCGGATGCTTCAGAAGGAGGACATCCCGGTGATTATCCAGGCGGATAGTGCTGCCCAGTCCGGGTTGCTGGTGCGCATTATTGATGAAGCTAAGTTGGCCGGGGCAACCAAAGTATCTGTGGCCACGAGCCAACCCAAAGGTTAAATGTTGACGCCATGAGAAGGGGAATGCAGGCTTCGTTATTCAAGCAGGTCCGCCACCATTTATTGGTTATCTCCGGTGCGGTCTGTTTGACCTTGATTTTCTTTCTTGTGCTGCCGTTTATGCAGACCATCAGCAAGCCGCCGGCCACAAATCTGATGGTTCAAGAGGTGAACACTGCCAATGTGCCTCCGCCACCTCCGCCGCCGGAAGAGGAGCCGGAGGAGGAGCCGGAGCCGGAGGAGCAACCCCCGGAGCTGTCGGAGGAAGCCCCTCCTTTGGATCTCAATCAGCTGGAACTGGCTCTGAATCCAGGATTCGGGGACGGATGGATGGCCGGTGATTTCGCGGTAAAGCTTAAGACCGTAGGCGCTGAGGACAGCAGCCTGGATGCCCTTTTTTCGCTTGCCGACTTGGACCAGAAGCCCAGGGTGACGTATCAGCCGGGCCCGATACTGGATGAGAAGGTTCGAAAGAAGGCTCCCGGCACTGTCTATGTAGTGTTTGTGGTCAGTAAGTCCGGGCGCGTGGAGAACCCTATCATTCAGAAATCAACGGACCCTGTATTTGAGAAACCGGCATTAGTCGCTGTCAAGCAGTGGCGCTTTGAGCCGGGCAAGAGGAAGGGGGAGGCAGTGCGGTTCCGTATGCGTGTGCCCATCACCTTTCCGAAAGGATAGCAGGTATGAAACAGTTTTTGTTCCTGATCTTGGTTGCTATTGTTTTGTGTGACTCCGCACAGACTGCAAATGCCGCTTTGGAGTCTTCAGAACGGACACGCTTGAGTCCGTGGGAACTGCAGATATGGAATAGTCCTGCCTTTCAAAAGCAGTTTACCGAGAGCTACATCGCGGAGACCGATATTGAACCACTTGTCACTACCTCGGAGCGCGACCAAATGCAGGAAGTCCTGGAGCTCATTTCTTCAGACAAATTGGATGAAGCTGCCCGGGTTTTAGAGAAGAACCGGGGCGAAGCAGTGAGTGCGGTGTATGACTTTACTCTAGCGAATCTCTATTTCCGGCAAGAGAAGCTCGAGCAGTCCGCCGAAGCCTATGAAGTGGCCGTGGACAAGTATCCGAAATTCCTGCGCGCTTGGCGCAACCTGGGTTTGATCTACGTGCGCCAGAACGAATTTGAGAAGGCTTTGCCGGCACTTACGCGTGTGGTCGAACTGGGTGGCGGCGATGCGCTCACCTATGGCCTTTTGGGTTTTGCGCATTCCTCCGTAGGGAATTACCTTTCTGCCGAGACGGCTTACCGGATGGCGGTTTTGGTGGATCCGGAAACGATGGACTGGAAGATGGGGTTGGCTCGCAGCCTGTTCAAGCAGGAGAGCTATTCGCAGGCTGTTGCTCTCTGTGCTCAGTTAATAGCGGAGGACCCCGATCGCGCGGATCTCTGGCTCTTGCAGGCCAATGCTTATGTTGGACTTGGTCAAGCTCTCAAAGCAGCCGAGAACTACGAGTTCGTGGACCGCTTAGGCAGATCCACCAAAGACAGCCTCAATATGCTCGGGGATATCTACATCAACCAAGAGCTTTACGAAATGGCTGTGGATTCTTACATCCGGGCCATGCAGAAGGACCCGGGCGGCAGCGCGGAACGCGGCATCCGGGCGGCTAAGGTGCTGGCTGCTCGTGGAGCCCTGAGTGAAACCAAACAGTTGGTTGAAAAAATTGAGCAACTTCGCGGGGATCAGATGGACCCCGCTGAAAAAAAAGATGTGCTGAAACTTCGTGCCCGTCTGGCTGTCGCAGAGGGTGCCGGTGAAGAGGAAGCCCGTGTTCTCGAGCAGATTGTCGAGATCGATCCTCTTGACGGGGAAGCCTTGATCTTGCTGGGGCAGCACAGCGGCCGCGCGGGGGAGCCTGAAAAGGCTGCTTTTTATTTTGAGCGGGCCGCCAGCATCGAGGGATATGAAGCGGATGCCAAAGTGCGGCACGCTCAGCTGTTGGTCCGAAACGGCAAATACAGCGAAGCCTTACCGCTACTGCGCAGGGCTCAGTTCCTTGATCCCCGGGATGATGTGCAGGAGTACCTTGAACAGGTTGAGCGAGTGTCCAAAGCCCGGTAGGCTGTTTTGTCCTGCCTTATACCCCGCCACAATTTGCTAAGACAGGGTTTAACTGCTTTTCCTGCGCCAGAGGCCCCCCAGAAGAAGCCCGCCAGCCAGCATCTAGTCCTCCGACGGGTTCTGGCACGAGTTGATGTGAAAGGGGTAGGCGAGACCTGTCCCTAGGTTTGAAGATTCAAGAGCCGGTCCGGAGCAAGGTCGTTTATAACGTGTGAAATATCAGTTACTTACGGATCCATCTTTCCTCATAAATCCCTTACATTAGTCCCACATGGACGTTACAGTCGATTGTTAGGTTATAAGCACTGAAAAAGGGCTTCGGAGAGGGGTATCGTGGACTTAACAGTCATTTCAACCTATCGCTGCAATTCCAAGTGCCAAATGTGCTACATCTGGCAGAATCCATCTCATCCCCAGGAGGAGGTTTCCCTGGCCACGCTTTCCAAGTTGCCGGGCGGCTTTGACAATCTGAATATCTCCGGTGGGGAGCCGA
The nucleotide sequence above comes from Candidatus Omnitrophota bacterium. Encoded proteins:
- a CDS encoding biopolymer transporter ExbD, which encodes MGRFRQYMAEDGNGEGIDISPLIDCVFILLIFFIVTTTFVEETGVQVDKPQAASAVRLEKSSILVALTDKGEVVYGGREIGISGVQPLVKRMLQKEDIPVIIQADSAAQSGLLVRIIDEAKLAGATKVSVATSQPKG
- a CDS encoding energy transducer TonB; the protein is MQASLFKQVRHHLLVISGAVCLTLIFFLVLPFMQTISKPPATNLMVQEVNTANVPPPPPPPEEEPEEEPEPEEQPPELSEEAPPLDLNQLELALNPGFGDGWMAGDFAVKLKTVGAEDSSLDALFSLADLDQKPRVTYQPGPILDEKVRKKAPGTVYVVFVVSKSGRVENPIIQKSTDPVFEKPALVAVKQWRFEPGKRKGEAVRFRMRVPITFPKG
- a CDS encoding tetratricopeptide repeat protein; protein product: MKQFLFLILVAIVLCDSAQTANAALESSERTRLSPWELQIWNSPAFQKQFTESYIAETDIEPLVTTSERDQMQEVLELISSDKLDEAARVLEKNRGEAVSAVYDFTLANLYFRQEKLEQSAEAYEVAVDKYPKFLRAWRNLGLIYVRQNEFEKALPALTRVVELGGGDALTYGLLGFAHSSVGNYLSAETAYRMAVLVDPETMDWKMGLARSLFKQESYSQAVALCAQLIAEDPDRADLWLLQANAYVGLGQALKAAENYEFVDRLGRSTKDSLNMLGDIYINQELYEMAVDSYIRAMQKDPGGSAERGIRAAKVLAARGALSETKQLVEKIEQLRGDQMDPAEKKDVLKLRARLAVAEGAGEEEARVLEQIVEIDPLDGEALILLGQHSGRAGEPEKAAFYFERAASIEGYEADAKVRHAQLLVRNGKYSEALPLLRRAQFLDPRDDVQEYLEQVERVSKAR